GGGGCTTGCGGTCAACCAATCAGATGGGTCGCGGGTCTTACGACAGCGAGCAAGCAAGCCACTGTATGCTGGGAGGCGACGTCACGTGACACTGCCCGGATCCTTTACACAGGCCATGCGTCCCTACGGATCGACATCGTCCTGCTTAGAAGATGTAACTTACTGAAACCAAGGTGTGTTAAATTGCTCGAATGGTCCGAATTGTGTCCGCCGTGAGTACGACCTAGGCCGCCTTCCGAACCTTCGTTTGCTCCAGGACCTGATCGACGTCGTCGACGCAGGTCGGCCCAGTACCTCTGATAATCGGTACGCGCCTTCGTAGAATCGCTCGCAACTCCTCCGTGAGCTGCTCTACATACCCTAATGGAAACCCGCTACACAGCAGTACAATGTCAAACTGCTGCGACTTGGCTGCGGCCAACGCAGCGAAACGAGTAGCAGCACCCTGGACGTTATGCCCAAATCCGGCCAAGATGCGGCTGCAAGTTGCTACTGCATCAGCGTCTGGTCCAATAGACAAGATTCTCGCCATCTTCGCGCTGCTTATCGCGGTCGGATTGACCTTGCAGTCTGGAATTTCCAACGGGTCGGTTACAACTCCTTGCTTATCTCTTTTTGCACGGCAGATTGCATCGCGATTTCCTCTGGCGGATGTAGTGAAGTACGGTAACGATGCGCCTGCCATCCCTCCGTGTCGTTTTAACAGGTTAGCTCGGATTCTGAGTCGGGCTTTGTGTAGCTGCGCCTTGCAATTTCCTTCGCTGAAGCCGAGCAGGTCGGCAATTTCGTGATGTTGGTATCCCTCTACATCGTGAAGGATGAATACCATTCT
The window above is part of the Terriglobales bacterium genome. Proteins encoded here:
- a CDS encoding sigma-70 family RNA polymerase sigma factor: MATKVVSRTDVDAMLRGAQAGDHQAFESLYHRHKRIVYGTCFRMLRSTSEAEDSMQEVFLQVYRKISTFRGDAAFSTWLHRLTVNEVLMKLRKRKFKPEPEPLETYSEAEEDIVAAKQLGSIDRIQAGTIDRVMLEQAIEGLSPGYRMVFILHDVEGYQHHEIADLLGFSEGNCKAQLHKARLRIRANLLKRHGGMAGASLPYFTTSARGNRDAICRAKRDKQGVVTDPLEIPDCKVNPTAISSAKMARILSIGPDADAVATCSRILAGFGHNVQGAATRFAALAAAKSQQFDIVLLCSGFPLGYVEQLTEELRAILRRRVPIIRGTGPTCVDDVDQVLEQTKVRKAA